From a single Cytophagales bacterium WSM2-2 genomic region:
- a CDS encoding esterase, which produces MKHLFVLVVICGLISHGVAQNIPYGNNSKVGKYAEVNGIQLYYEIYGSGPALVLLHGNGGSIAGRASMMPKLSEKYTVIAIDSRCHGKSGCSKELNYEMMASDVNGLLNQLKIDSAYVYGHSDGGIIGLIMAYTYPAKIKRLVTTGANVTPDKGALEPVLVDLMKGYPVLPDTLMRKHMKLMVEHPNIDFKKLSSIKAPVMIVSGDRDAVLLEHSIKIFRAIPKSNLCVLPASSHFVPDEKPSLLIFYLNEFFFKNFTKPSTVEWAEGVAKQMGLKK; this is translated from the coding sequence ATGAAACATTTATTCGTGCTGGTGGTGATTTGCGGGCTGATTAGTCACGGGGTCGCTCAAAACATACCTTACGGGAATAACTCGAAGGTGGGTAAGTATGCCGAGGTTAACGGGATTCAATTGTATTATGAAATCTACGGGAGCGGTCCGGCTCTCGTGCTTTTGCATGGCAACGGTGGTTCTATCGCAGGACGGGCGAGCATGATGCCCAAGCTTTCTGAAAAATATACGGTGATCGCTATCGACAGCCGGTGTCATGGTAAGAGTGGCTGCTCGAAAGAATTGAATTACGAAATGATGGCATCGGATGTTAATGGCTTACTCAACCAGTTAAAGATTGATTCGGCTTACGTTTATGGTCACAGTGATGGTGGCATCATCGGACTTATTATGGCCTACACGTATCCCGCCAAGATAAAAAGGCTGGTGACAACCGGTGCGAATGTCACTCCGGACAAAGGAGCGCTTGAACCTGTACTGGTAGACCTGATGAAGGGTTATCCCGTGCTTCCGGATACGCTGATGCGTAAGCACATGAAGCTGATGGTGGAACACCCGAACATCGACTTTAAAAAACTATCAAGCATTAAAGCTCCGGTAATGATTGTCTCTGGTGATCGTGATGCGGTGTTGCTGGAACACAGCATCAAAATTTTCAGAGCTATTCCAAAATCCAATCTGTGTGTACTTCCGGCCTCCAGTCATTTTGTGCCCGATGAGAAACCCAGCCTCCTGATTTTCTATCTGAATGAATTTTTCTTCAAGAATTTCACCAAACCTTCTACGGTGGAATGGGCGGAAGGCGTAGCGAAACAAATGGGGTTGAAGAAATAA
- a CDS encoding DNA-directed RNA polymerase sigma-70 factor — MLLSLKTGNQSAFEMIFKTFYQPLCRYAYSFLNDKEEAEEVVQSTLIVVWEKRSSIEIQTSFRSYLYRMVRNACLNVLKHEKVKQMHVSHEMAVSDILTESVHETVSSNELEQKISEAMTQLPEQCRLVFQLSRFEDLKYAEIADQLDISVKTVENQIGKALKIMRENLKEYLPLLILFLDFNWWL; from the coding sequence ATGCTTTTATCGCTTAAAACAGGCAATCAAAGTGCTTTTGAGATGATATTTAAGACTTTTTACCAACCTCTGTGCCGCTACGCCTACTCCTTTTTGAATGACAAGGAGGAAGCCGAAGAGGTAGTGCAATCCACATTAATAGTAGTGTGGGAGAAGCGGTCTTCTATTGAGATTCAAACTTCTTTCAGATCGTATTTATACCGGATGGTGCGCAACGCCTGCCTGAACGTGCTCAAGCACGAGAAGGTGAAGCAGATGCATGTCTCTCATGAGATGGCGGTAAGCGATATTCTTACCGAGTCGGTTCACGAAACGGTATCATCCAATGAACTTGAGCAGAAGATCAGTGAAGCTATGACGCAACTGCCCGAACAATGCCGCCTTGTGTTTCAACTGAGTCGCTTTGAAGATCTGAAATATGCCGAGATAGCCGATCAACTGGATATATCTGTGAAGACAGTGGAGAACCAGATCGGAAAAGCGCTGAAAATCATGCGCGAGAACCTCAAAGAGTATTTGCCTTTGCTGATTTTATTTTTGGACTTTAACTGGTGGCTATGA
- a CDS encoding DNA-binding response regulator, with amino-acid sequence MNILIVEDEPQAAQRLEKLVKQIIPEATILGQIDSVKKSVSWLKSNPAPDLILMDIQLADGISFQIFEQCEVKSAVIFTTAYDEYALKAFKVNSIDYILKPVDDQELRTAVQKYQRLTNPAANSKMMESIGLAVQMLTKRYKERFVIKVGEHLKSVETDEILFFFSLEKATFVQTKDGKKNILDFTMDQLEDLLDPARFFRINRKYIVHVKSIQDMINHTNARLRLVLKTSDDIDVVVARERVQQFKDWLDS; translated from the coding sequence ATGAACATCCTGATTGTAGAAGACGAACCGCAGGCAGCACAACGACTGGAGAAGCTCGTCAAGCAGATCATTCCTGAGGCCACTATCCTCGGGCAAATCGATTCAGTAAAGAAGTCAGTATCGTGGTTGAAATCGAATCCGGCCCCGGACCTTATATTAATGGACATCCAGTTGGCAGACGGGATCAGCTTCCAGATTTTTGAACAATGCGAAGTGAAGTCAGCCGTTATTTTTACCACGGCTTACGATGAGTATGCGCTGAAAGCGTTTAAGGTCAACAGCATCGATTACATTTTGAAACCGGTAGATGACCAGGAGCTTCGCACGGCTGTTCAAAAATACCAGCGACTGACGAATCCGGCTGCAAATTCGAAGATGATGGAAAGCATCGGCCTGGCGGTGCAAATGCTGACGAAGAGATATAAAGAGCGCTTTGTGATCAAAGTAGGGGAGCACCTGAAGTCCGTGGAAACAGACGAGATCCTTTTCTTCTTCAGCCTGGAGAAGGCAACGTTCGTGCAAACGAAAGACGGAAAAAAGAATATCCTCGATTTTACCATGGACCAACTCGAAGACTTGCTGGACCCTGCCAGGTTCTTCCGCATCAATCGCAAATATATTGTGCATGTGAAGTCCATCCAGGACATGATCAACCATACTAACGCACGCCTCCGTTTGGTCTTAAAAACGAGTGACGATATTGATGTGGTCGTTGCACGGGAACGTGTGCAGCAGTTTAAGGATTGGCTGGATTCGTGA
- a CDS encoding ABC transporter permease — MNMIKSYFTVMLRNIIKQKFYAAINILCLTVGITFALLIGTFVWGELQVNKSLKDVDRLYLMENNLKSSVSDFAWFVPGHLSRQAIETYPSLFEDYYRFWDRNITVSKGDKHFRIQSMIGDPSFLTIFGFPVLHGDANTSLREPNSIVITQKTAIQFFNKTDVVGETLSLSTEKNGVREYKITAVVDNPQGKNSVSDFMNMDARIFLSLENIDDFLGRVDPDQWQSDIISYIKLKKGASADEATITLNRIFQKDAPKSISENRVISLSPLKDYYRLTNHGAVQKLVVSLSVVVLFIVLLAMTNFINISIASSFSRFKEVGIRKVIGGVSKQVVIQFILESVMLAFFSGVVSLLLYESLHSYFSQVLNSPLPSVVQFSLWFWLSILAGILLIGILAGLYPAIYQSLAKPIESLKGKFKSVKGSIQFSRVLVGTQFLITIFIFVGAVILSSQVSYFLGKDLGYDKSHVLIVSSVPRLWDEAGFQRVESAKQEFLKSSKINSVSLSWGAPAWNLSPTEGRMFHAGGSIDTGVRTTVTCSDEDYLKVFDIKLLEGSYLNAESPSRQANTIVINETAQKALDITIGDKMQIEGGKPVTVIGVIKDFNFESLQQKVKPLAMMHNRDFQAYRYYSFRLTSGNLTESVAEVERLWKKVFPNDPCDFSFADERLEKLYATELQMRKAATIATVLMMVIVFTGVLGLVSLSVSKRNKEIGIRKVLGASVSNILALLSREYVMLVTSSFVVAMPLIYFVSNRWLEGFAYRIELSWWMFALPVAVLFVVIVLIVCVQSLKTALANPVKSLRYE; from the coding sequence ATGAATATGATTAAAAGTTATTTCACCGTGATGCTTCGCAATATCATCAAACAAAAGTTTTATGCCGCGATAAATATCTTGTGTTTGACCGTAGGTATCACATTTGCCTTGCTTATCGGAACGTTTGTGTGGGGCGAGCTACAGGTAAACAAAAGCCTGAAAGATGTTGACCGGTTATACCTGATGGAAAATAATCTGAAGTCGAGTGTGAGTGATTTTGCTTGGTTTGTACCTGGTCACCTAAGCAGGCAAGCCATTGAAACCTATCCCTCCCTTTTCGAAGACTACTACCGGTTCTGGGATCGCAACATAACCGTATCCAAAGGTGATAAGCATTTTCGTATTCAAAGCATGATCGGTGATCCTTCATTCCTGACCATCTTCGGATTTCCCGTACTGCATGGTGATGCCAACACTTCATTGCGTGAACCTAATTCTATCGTGATCACACAAAAAACTGCCATTCAATTCTTTAACAAGACCGATGTTGTTGGTGAAACACTTTCATTGTCCACGGAGAAAAACGGAGTCCGAGAGTACAAGATCACTGCGGTGGTCGACAACCCACAAGGCAAAAATTCGGTTTCCGATTTTATGAATATGGATGCCCGCATATTCTTATCGTTAGAAAACATAGATGATTTTTTAGGACGAGTTGATCCCGATCAATGGCAATCCGACATCATTTCATACATCAAACTGAAGAAGGGCGCTTCGGCTGACGAAGCCACTATTACTTTAAACCGGATATTCCAAAAGGATGCGCCCAAGAGCATTTCCGAAAACCGGGTCATCTCACTTAGCCCGTTAAAAGATTATTACCGTCTTACCAATCATGGCGCAGTTCAAAAGCTGGTTGTGTCTCTCAGCGTTGTAGTTCTTTTCATTGTATTACTGGCAATGACAAACTTCATCAACATCTCCATCGCCAGTTCTTTTTCAAGGTTCAAAGAAGTGGGTATCCGCAAAGTCATTGGCGGTGTAAGTAAACAGGTAGTAATTCAATTCATCCTTGAATCGGTGATGCTGGCATTTTTTTCCGGAGTAGTTTCGCTGCTGTTGTATGAAAGTCTTCATTCCTATTTCTCGCAAGTATTGAACAGTCCGCTTCCTTCTGTTGTGCAATTCAGTTTGTGGTTCTGGCTCTCCATCCTGGCAGGTATACTTTTAATTGGAATACTCGCAGGACTATATCCTGCCATCTATCAATCGCTTGCAAAACCGATCGAGTCGTTGAAGGGAAAATTCAAATCGGTAAAAGGCAGCATCCAATTTTCGCGGGTTTTGGTAGGTACGCAATTCCTGATCACCATTTTCATTTTTGTTGGCGCGGTGATTTTATCCAGCCAGGTATCCTACTTCCTGGGAAAAGATTTGGGTTATGATAAATCACATGTATTGATTGTGAGTTCTGTTCCACGTCTGTGGGACGAGGCAGGCTTCCAACGCGTGGAGTCTGCCAAGCAGGAGTTTTTAAAATCATCCAAAATCAATTCTGTGAGTTTGTCATGGGGAGCGCCTGCATGGAACTTGAGTCCGACTGAAGGAAGGATGTTCCATGCCGGTGGCTCCATTGACACTGGTGTCCGCACAACAGTCACTTGTTCCGATGAAGATTATCTGAAAGTATTCGACATTAAGTTACTTGAAGGAAGTTACCTGAATGCAGAATCTCCTTCACGCCAGGCGAACACTATTGTCATTAACGAAACTGCTCAAAAGGCACTGGATATTACTATTGGTGACAAGATGCAAATCGAAGGAGGAAAGCCTGTAACCGTAATTGGTGTCATCAAAGATTTCAATTTCGAATCATTGCAGCAGAAAGTGAAGCCACTTGCCATGATGCACAATCGTGACTTTCAGGCCTATCGTTATTACTCTTTCCGGCTGACCTCGGGCAATTTAACCGAATCCGTAGCTGAGGTCGAACGACTTTGGAAAAAGGTTTTCCCAAATGATCCGTGCGACTTTTCATTTGCGGATGAGCGTCTCGAGAAACTATATGCTACTGAACTTCAAATGAGAAAGGCGGCTACGATTGCTACCGTCCTGATGATGGTCATTGTGTTTACGGGTGTACTTGGACTCGTATCGCTGAGTGTTTCTAAACGGAATAAGGAAATCGGTATTCGCAAAGTACTGGGCGCTTCAGTCAGTAATATACTTGCACTCCTTTCACGGGAATATGTTATGCTCGTGACAAGCTCTTTTGTTGTGGCTATGCCACTGATCTACTTTGTCTCCAACCGCTGGCTTGAGGGCTTTGCCTACCGTATCGAACTCAGCTGGTGGATGTTCGCCCTGCCTGTAGCCGTTCTGTTCGTTGTTATTGTGCTGATCGTCTGTGTGCAAAGCTTAAAAACAGCCTTAGCAAATCCGGTCAAGTCTTTGCGGTACGAATAA
- a CDS encoding anti-sigma factor has product MSAFDNIDDLIGKVLAHEATAPEREELNQWIQQSEENARYFRQLKTLFEKAAASRVKLRFDEDEAWQKVKSKIEKKKKQVFLSPAIIRIAAGLVLVAVVSYFIYQSGPAEQTLAIKTERETRQDTLPDGSMAFVNKNSRVDYEFTSKEKKRKVKLTGEAYFEVKHEETKPFVIEATDEVLIQDIGTAFNVKAYPNSDTVVVTVESGEVQFYTLKNPGLRLKAGEAGIYRKSIKEFSKLIKADTNVLAYKTKIFNFRDTDLRKAVEMINEIYDSKIKLGNSAIGACRLTVNFNNDKVEDIADIIAETLGLKMEKKGDGFILNGAGCLK; this is encoded by the coding sequence ATGAGTGCGTTTGATAATATAGATGATTTGATTGGCAAGGTGCTGGCCCACGAAGCAACAGCTCCCGAACGTGAGGAACTGAACCAATGGATACAGCAGAGTGAAGAAAATGCCCGCTACTTCCGGCAACTTAAAACGCTGTTTGAGAAAGCCGCTGCCTCGCGCGTGAAACTCCGGTTTGATGAAGATGAGGCTTGGCAGAAAGTGAAATCCAAAATCGAAAAGAAAAAGAAACAAGTATTCCTGTCGCCAGCAATTATTCGTATAGCCGCAGGTTTGGTGTTGGTGGCAGTAGTAAGCTATTTCATTTATCAATCCGGTCCTGCCGAACAGACACTGGCTATCAAAACAGAGCGGGAAACAAGACAGGATACACTACCGGATGGCAGCATGGCTTTTGTGAATAAGAACAGTCGTGTGGATTATGAGTTTACTTCGAAAGAGAAAAAGAGAAAAGTAAAACTCACGGGTGAAGCTTACTTCGAAGTAAAGCACGAAGAGACCAAACCTTTTGTGATCGAAGCAACAGATGAGGTATTAATCCAGGACATTGGAACTGCATTTAATGTAAAAGCTTACCCGAACTCCGATACAGTGGTGGTAACGGTAGAAAGTGGCGAAGTACAATTCTATACCTTGAAAAATCCGGGACTGCGACTGAAAGCAGGGGAGGCGGGCATCTACCGGAAGTCAATCAAAGAATTTTCAAAACTGATTAAAGCCGACACCAACGTGCTCGCTTATAAAACAAAGATTTTCAACTTCCGCGATACTGATTTGAGAAAAGCAGTAGAAATGATCAATGAGATATACGACTCCAAGATCAAGCTGGGCAACTCTGCCATAGGTGCTTGCAGGCTCACGGTGAATTTCAATAACGATAAAGTGGAAGATATTGCCGATATCATTGCTGAAACGCTTGGGCTGAAGATGGAGAAGAAAGGTGATGGCTTTATTCTGAATGGAGCAGGGTGCTTAAAATAG
- a CDS encoding prevent-host-death protein, producing the protein MKLSFKTLALLLIGALGANAQTLTQTVRGTVTDKISKTPLPGATVIVQNSDPMIGVTTDADGNFKLSSVPVGNQTIKISFIGYKDAVLPNVVVNSGKETVLAVPMDEDIIMMQEVVVRPDFEKNKPLNDMATVSARTFSVEETRKFAAAVNDPLRMVTSFAGVIGAGDMNNAISIRGNSPYGLLWRMEGVDIPNPNHFANVGTSGGGISILSSQMLTNSDFITGAFPAEYGNALAGVFDVNLRKGNNEKREYTVQASLLGTDVAVEGPFSKNYRGSYLVNYRYSTLSILNNLGVSVGDGITNYQDLSYNFYFPSKKLGNFSLFGFGGLSDQRVSAKKDSLQWKNEFDRFNTLYHSNTGAAGLKHSITLTPKTYLQSSFMVSGNDNGDDEKKLDNTYIPRFDYMQKFVNTKMTISSVLNHKFNAQHSLRSGAYFNRYYFTLQQKGLNHETNIVEDHLNTSGSVATIQLFSQWNYRATEQLTFNAGVHYLQLLSNNTSSVEPRASVKYNFTEQQSVSLGYGLHSQMQPVGIYEAQVTQTDGSITKPNANIGLNKAHHFVVGYDRSISKYLRVKAETYYQHLYNIAVKNDVTSPISTLNSVEGYMTDPLVNKGIGRNYGTELTVEQFTHNNMYFLLSASLFKSEYKALDNIWRSTRFDAGHGMSFTAGKDFMWRKNRVFGLNIRTIWTGGFRSSPIDVAKSMQTQKTEYYENQLFSQQMPDYLRADLRVSLKRNRARTTTTLALDLMNATNHQNVWGSYFDPHTGVIKTAYQLGLLPVISYRIEF; encoded by the coding sequence ATGAAATTATCTTTTAAAACTCTTGCTCTTCTTCTGATTGGTGCGCTGGGAGCAAATGCTCAAACACTCACGCAAACTGTGCGAGGTACTGTCACGGACAAAATCTCTAAAACGCCTCTTCCCGGAGCTACGGTAATCGTGCAAAATTCCGACCCGATGATCGGTGTAACGACTGACGCGGACGGCAATTTTAAACTTAGCAGCGTTCCTGTGGGAAATCAAACGATCAAAATTTCTTTTATCGGCTACAAAGACGCTGTCCTTCCCAACGTAGTCGTTAATTCCGGAAAAGAAACGGTCCTCGCAGTTCCGATGGATGAGGATATCATAATGATGCAGGAGGTTGTGGTGAGGCCCGATTTTGAAAAGAATAAACCTCTTAATGATATGGCAACCGTAAGTGCAAGAACGTTTTCAGTAGAAGAAACGCGCAAGTTTGCAGCTGCTGTTAACGATCCATTGCGTATGGTTACTTCCTTCGCTGGAGTAATTGGCGCAGGAGACATGAACAACGCGATTTCTATTCGTGGTAATTCGCCTTACGGATTGCTTTGGAGAATGGAAGGGGTAGATATCCCGAATCCTAACCATTTCGCCAATGTGGGTACCTCAGGTGGAGGTATTTCTATCCTCAGTTCGCAAATGCTTACCAATTCAGATTTTATTACGGGAGCTTTCCCGGCGGAATATGGAAATGCACTAGCGGGAGTATTTGATGTAAATCTTCGTAAAGGAAATAATGAGAAGAGAGAGTATACGGTCCAGGCGAGCTTGCTTGGAACTGATGTAGCGGTAGAGGGCCCCTTCTCCAAAAACTATCGTGGCTCTTACCTGGTCAACTATCGCTACTCAACTTTGTCTATCCTGAATAACCTGGGTGTAAGTGTGGGCGATGGAATTACCAACTACCAGGACTTGTCATACAACTTTTATTTTCCGTCAAAGAAGCTGGGTAATTTTTCGCTGTTCGGCTTTGGAGGACTGAGCGATCAGCGGGTGAGTGCAAAAAAGGATTCTTTACAATGGAAAAACGAATTCGACCGGTTTAACACGCTTTATCATTCGAATACGGGGGCTGCGGGACTGAAGCATTCGATCACGCTTACTCCCAAAACGTACTTGCAATCTTCTTTCATGGTTTCTGGCAATGACAACGGTGATGATGAGAAAAAGCTTGACAATACTTACATACCCCGGTTCGATTACATGCAAAAATTCGTGAATACTAAAATGACGATCAGCTCAGTTTTAAATCACAAATTCAATGCTCAGCATAGCCTGAGGTCGGGAGCGTATTTTAACCGCTACTATTTCACACTCCAGCAAAAAGGATTAAACCACGAAACGAATATTGTAGAGGATCATTTGAATACGTCAGGATCAGTGGCAACGATTCAGCTGTTCAGTCAATGGAATTACCGTGCTACTGAACAATTAACTTTTAATGCCGGAGTACATTACCTTCAATTGCTGAGCAACAATACATCATCTGTTGAGCCAAGAGCTTCGGTGAAATACAATTTCACCGAACAGCAGTCCGTGAGCCTCGGTTATGGTTTGCACAGCCAGATGCAGCCGGTTGGTATTTACGAAGCGCAGGTGACACAGACCGATGGCAGCATCACTAAACCAAACGCTAACATCGGACTTAACAAAGCGCACCATTTTGTTGTGGGTTATGACAGGTCAATCAGCAAATATTTACGTGTGAAAGCGGAAACGTACTATCAGCATCTCTACAACATTGCTGTAAAGAACGATGTGACGAGCCCGATCTCAACACTCAATTCAGTTGAGGGCTACATGACTGATCCATTGGTGAACAAGGGTATTGGCAGAAACTATGGCACGGAGTTAACAGTAGAACAATTCACTCACAACAACATGTATTTCCTGCTGTCGGCTTCATTGTTTAAATCGGAATACAAAGCTTTGGATAATATCTGGCGTAGCACGCGCTTTGATGCAGGACATGGAATGAGTTTCACCGCGGGTAAAGATTTCATGTGGCGCAAAAACCGTGTCTTCGGACTTAATATCCGCACCATTTGGACTGGTGGATTCCGATCTTCGCCTATTGATGTTGCGAAGTCAATGCAAACCCAGAAAACAGAGTATTATGAGAATCAATTGTTCTCTCAGCAAATGCCTGACTACTTGCGTGCCGATTTGCGCGTGAGCCTGAAACGTAACCGCGCCAGGACTACGACAACGCTTGCTCTGGATTTAATGAATGCTACGAATCATCAAAATGTTTGGGGAAGCTATTTTGATCCTCACACAGGAGTAATAAAGACTGCCTATCAGTTAGGGCTTTTGCCGGTGATCAGCTATCGAATTGAGTTCTAA